A window of the Nitrosopumilus ureiphilus genome harbors these coding sequences:
- a CDS encoding DEAD/DEAH box helicase, which produces MKFSCPKCKSKIEIQKTFNKKMHVSCEKCGIEDLLEFSKNIDEVFLEFLSRFDQGLVTSVGLSEGLKEEGIIRAENEIKEMIGNNKPDKITEEILFSKKDYISQYKVLKNPEPEMGSKIEEMGLDESITEHLKELKIEQFYKFQEEAIQEITFRENVVIEAPTASGKTEAFLIPVIQRIKKEANEGNVFAIFVYPTKALARDQFPKIQKFAEKIGVNVKVFDGDTKVPERRDIIDEPPQILVTNFDVLHYHMWHQTKFSSLLSSTKILIVDEAHVYSGIFGSNVHYIIKRLKRICSNKIQFVAASATLDDGKKFCELLFGEKMQIIYGSGKKGQTDFVMLFPSLRTQRKLMVELVKKLTEKNHKTMVFNNSHLNSELLAIQAKKQKVNIKVHRAGLMTNYRTAVERQFKEDKLQAISCTPTLELGIDVGNVDCVISSTIPVNRLIQRIGRAARKGQRGYAFLALGNDPISQYYKNHPDDYFEDIEKTYIDPKNPFVEEFQVLAMACDRPISKHELKEHQEIIEHHIIKENLKIFNSRVVPNFDKINSMLNEYSIRGIGKSIDIFLSDRKVGDRVLPIALEELHKDAIYFLAGIRYRVKEFDYPKKNIARLERISRDYPYYTKSLTEEWPTVETVFEKRIANGVEVAFCKLHIQKKVYGYVNIELGQEITQGEKVMLDAPLEYDFVTKGIVFHAPRPLKVIEKAEDEDYAEASGYHATEHVVIEGSNMITGGVSQDLGGISLGTSGLIFIYDGAIGGSGASKALYDRFEKALERSMHIVKECPCTNESGCPRCTFSYRCGNNNEFLHKYSALEILERINKGEKTELVDPTEGDRPLV; this is translated from the coding sequence TTGAAATTCTCATGTCCAAAATGCAAATCAAAGATAGAGATACAAAAAACATTTAACAAAAAAATGCATGTTTCTTGTGAAAAATGCGGCATAGAAGATCTACTAGAATTTTCAAAAAACATTGATGAGGTATTTCTTGAATTTCTCTCTCGTTTTGATCAGGGTTTAGTTACTAGCGTTGGACTATCAGAAGGGCTAAAGGAGGAAGGAATCATCAGAGCAGAAAATGAAATCAAGGAGATGATAGGAAATAACAAGCCAGATAAAATTACTGAAGAAATTTTATTTTCAAAGAAAGACTATATTTCACAATACAAAGTTTTGAAGAATCCTGAGCCTGAAATGGGCTCCAAAATTGAAGAAATGGGATTGGATGAATCTATCACTGAACATCTCAAAGAATTAAAGATTGAACAATTTTACAAATTTCAAGAAGAGGCAATTCAAGAAATAACATTTAGAGAAAATGTTGTTATTGAGGCACCTACTGCATCTGGGAAAACAGAAGCATTTTTGATTCCAGTAATTCAAAGAATCAAAAAGGAAGCAAATGAGGGAAATGTCTTTGCTATTTTTGTTTACCCAACAAAAGCTTTAGCACGAGATCAATTCCCAAAAATTCAAAAATTTGCAGAAAAGATTGGAGTCAATGTCAAAGTTTTTGATGGAGATACCAAAGTTCCAGAGAGAAGAGACATTATTGATGAGCCTCCTCAGATTTTAGTTACAAATTTTGATGTACTACATTACCATATGTGGCATCAGACAAAATTTTCATCGTTATTGTCTTCCACTAAAATTCTAATTGTAGATGAAGCACATGTGTATTCTGGGATTTTTGGATCTAATGTACATTACATCATTAAAAGACTCAAAAGAATTTGCAGTAACAAAATACAATTTGTTGCAGCATCAGCCACATTAGATGATGGAAAAAAATTCTGCGAGCTATTGTTTGGAGAGAAAATGCAAATCATTTACGGTTCTGGAAAAAAAGGCCAAACAGATTTTGTAATGCTATTTCCATCACTTAGAACTCAAAGAAAACTCATGGTAGAACTGGTAAAGAAATTGACAGAAAAAAATCACAAGACCATGGTGTTTAACAACTCTCATCTAAACTCAGAGCTTTTAGCAATACAAGCAAAAAAGCAAAAAGTCAACATCAAAGTTCATCGGGCAGGATTAATGACAAACTATAGAACTGCAGTAGAGAGGCAATTCAAAGAGGACAAATTACAAGCTATTTCTTGTACCCCCACGCTTGAATTAGGCATAGATGTAGGGAATGTTGATTGTGTCATATCATCTACTATTCCAGTGAATAGACTAATCCAAAGAATCGGAAGGGCTGCAAGAAAAGGGCAAAGAGGATATGCATTTTTGGCATTGGGAAATGATCCGATATCTCAATACTATAAAAATCACCCTGATGATTATTTTGAAGATATTGAAAAAACATACATAGATCCAAAGAATCCATTTGTTGAAGAATTTCAAGTATTGGCAATGGCATGCGATAGACCAATATCTAAACATGAATTAAAAGAACACCAAGAAATTATTGAGCACCACATTATCAAAGAAAATCTGAAAATATTTAACAGCAGAGTTGTTCCCAATTTCGATAAAATAAATTCCATGTTAAATGAATACAGCATAAGAGGAATAGGTAAATCCATTGACATCTTCCTATCAGATAGAAAAGTTGGAGACAGAGTGCTACCAATCGCATTAGAAGAATTACATAAAGATGCAATCTATTTTTTGGCAGGTATTCGTTACAGGGTAAAAGAATTTGATTATCCTAAAAAAAATATTGCAAGACTGGAAAGAATTTCAAGAGACTACCCATATTATACAAAATCACTTACAGAAGAATGGCCAACAGTTGAAACCGTTTTTGAGAAAAGGATTGCAAATGGAGTAGAAGTTGCATTTTGTAAATTACATATTCAAAAGAAAGTTTACGGATATGTCAACATTGAGTTAGGACAAGAAATTACTCAAGGGGAAAAAGTGATGTTAGATGCACCATTGGAGTACGATTTTGTAACCAAAGGAATTGTCTTTCATGCACCAAGGCCTCTCAAAGTTATAGAAAAAGCAGAAGATGAAGACTATGCAGAAGCCAGTGGATATCATGCGACAGAACACGTTGTAATTGAAGGAAGCAACATGATAACAGGAGGAGTTTCTCAAGATTTGGGCGGAATATCACTAGGCACCTCAGGCTTGATTTTCATCTATGATGGAGCTATTGGTGGAAGCGGTGCCAGTAAAGCATTGTACGACAGATTTGAAAAAGCACTTGAGAGAAGCATGCATATCGTAAAAGAATGTCCATGCACAAATGAGTCAGGATGCCCACGATGTACATTCTCATATAGATGTGGAAACAACAATGAATTTCTTCACAAATATTCAGCATTAGAAATTCTTGAGAGAATTAACAAAGGAGAAAAAACAGAATTGGTAGACCCTACTGAAGGAGACAGGCCATTAGTATAA
- a CDS encoding SDR family oxidoreductase has protein sequence MEKVALVTGSSSGIGLETVLALARDGYKTFASMRDTKKAVELEQAAKKEKLSIEIIELDVDKEKSIVSAIKKIISDCGRIDVLVNNAGYGQFGCTEDVLVDDFRKQFETNFFSIVRIIQEVAPIMRKQKSGNIINISSVAGRMGLPGSPAYISSKFALEGLGECLRYELGQFGIKTTLIEPGVIKTNFFESMKIPDSKKDPKYKELTDHILSGLKMMVQMGTPPSEVAKVIIKAIHDDEMLPRYIVGTDAAMFMEAKKIKTDLEFEKYLSKELFPG, from the coding sequence ATGGAAAAAGTAGCTCTTGTTACAGGTAGTTCTTCAGGTATTGGGTTAGAAACAGTATTAGCACTTGCAAGAGACGGATACAAAACTTTTGCAAGTATGAGAGATACAAAAAAAGCAGTCGAATTAGAGCAAGCTGCAAAAAAGGAAAAACTTTCAATTGAAATTATAGAATTAGATGTCGACAAAGAAAAATCAATAGTTTCTGCAATAAAGAAAATAATTTCAGATTGCGGAAGAATAGATGTTCTAGTAAATAATGCAGGATATGGTCAATTTGGATGTACAGAAGATGTTTTAGTTGATGATTTTAGAAAACAGTTTGAAACTAATTTCTTTAGCATTGTAAGAATAATTCAAGAAGTTGCCCCAATAATGAGAAAGCAAAAGTCAGGAAATATCATAAACATTAGTTCAGTTGCAGGAAGAATGGGTCTGCCAGGATCTCCGGCATACATCAGTTCAAAATTTGCACTTGAAGGACTAGGTGAATGTCTACGATATGAACTTGGGCAGTTTGGAATAAAGACTACTTTAATTGAACCAGGAGTGATCAAAACAAACTTTTTTGAATCAATGAAGATTCCAGATTCGAAGAAGGATCCCAAATACAAAGAGCTCACTGATCACATTCTTTCAGGATTAAAGATGATGGTACAAATGGGAACACCGCCATCGGAAGTTGCCAAAGTAATAATAAAAGCAATTCATGACGATGAGATGCTGCCAAGATACATTGTAGGAACTGATGCGGCAATGTTTATGGAAGCAAAAAAGATAAAAACAGACTTAGAATTTGAGAAATATCTGAGTAAAGAGCTATTTCCAGGCTGA
- a CDS encoding DNA topoisomerase I: MKWKTLQHNGILFPPEYEAQGITIKIKGEKVPLDLNQEEMVYQWAKKKDTPYVQDKVFQKNFTADFSKTLDSKFKKTSYEDIDFSNAYKVVDKEKDLKEMMTKEEKKSLAAKRKELREKLKAKYGIAIMDGKEVEVGNYMAEPPGIFIGRGEHPLRGRWKPRVTAKDVTLNLGKEAKVPEGNWGKIIHDKDSMWLASWMDFLTQKRKYVWLADTAGLKQDRDKEKYEKAVKLAKEIDKIKDRIVKDMKSKDPKISRIATACYLIYRTAMRVGDEKDPDEADTVGATTLRKEHIKISGNAIEFDFLGKDSVRWQETVVAEGHDKQFQENLKKLVEKKKPKDEIFDDITSRHVNAYYSSIVKGLTAKVFRTYLATTVVKKYLVEHDNMKGKTATEKLYHAKLANLEAAMMCNHKRTIPKTFEQSLEKKRDTLKKVEKDESWKKAQETLKKVETSQPKTDTQKKNKEKRIKTLNEQIKKQKKKHKERLQKLELQIDLSEKTKDYNIGTSLRNYIDPRVFKAWTDEVGAEWEKLYTSALQKKFLWVKNENVKWIDLK, from the coding sequence ATGAAATGGAAAACGCTACAACATAATGGAATCTTATTCCCTCCTGAATATGAGGCTCAAGGTATTACAATCAAGATCAAAGGCGAAAAGGTACCGCTAGATCTTAACCAAGAAGAAATGGTATACCAGTGGGCAAAAAAGAAAGACACGCCATATGTTCAAGACAAAGTTTTTCAAAAAAACTTTACAGCAGATTTTTCTAAAACTCTAGATTCAAAATTTAAAAAAACATCATATGAAGACATTGATTTTTCAAACGCGTACAAAGTAGTTGACAAAGAAAAAGATCTTAAAGAGATGATGACAAAGGAAGAGAAAAAATCACTTGCCGCCAAAAGAAAAGAGCTACGAGAAAAATTGAAAGCAAAGTATGGAATTGCCATCATGGATGGAAAGGAAGTTGAAGTTGGAAATTACATGGCAGAACCGCCTGGAATCTTCATTGGAAGAGGGGAACATCCACTAAGAGGAAGATGGAAGCCTAGAGTGACTGCAAAAGATGTCACGCTAAATCTTGGTAAAGAAGCCAAAGTACCTGAAGGCAATTGGGGCAAAATTATTCATGATAAGGACTCTATGTGGCTAGCAAGTTGGATGGATTTTCTCACACAAAAAAGAAAATACGTATGGCTTGCAGATACTGCGGGATTAAAACAAGACAGAGATAAGGAAAAGTACGAAAAAGCTGTAAAGCTTGCAAAAGAGATTGACAAAATCAAAGATAGAATTGTAAAAGACATGAAGAGCAAGGATCCAAAAATCAGCAGAATTGCAACGGCTTGTTATTTGATTTATAGAACCGCAATGAGAGTAGGAGACGAAAAAGATCCAGATGAGGCAGATACTGTAGGTGCCACAACCCTTAGAAAAGAACACATCAAAATATCTGGAAATGCTATTGAATTTGATTTTCTAGGTAAAGACAGTGTTAGATGGCAAGAGACAGTAGTGGCAGAAGGACATGATAAACAATTTCAAGAAAATCTAAAGAAATTAGTTGAAAAGAAAAAACCAAAAGACGAGATTTTTGATGACATTACCTCAAGACATGTCAATGCATATTATTCCAGTATCGTAAAGGGTCTAACTGCAAAGGTATTCAGAACATACTTGGCAACAACAGTTGTCAAAAAATATCTTGTAGAGCATGACAACATGAAAGGAAAAACAGCAACTGAGAAACTATACCATGCAAAATTGGCAAACCTTGAGGCAGCTATGATGTGTAATCATAAAAGAACAATTCCAAAGACATTTGAGCAATCATTGGAAAAGAAACGAGATACTCTCAAAAAAGTAGAGAAAGATGAATCTTGGAAGAAGGCCCAAGAGACGCTTAAAAAAGTAGAGACATCTCAACCAAAGACAGATACACAGAAGAAGAACAAAGAAAAACGAATCAAGACACTAAATGAACAAATCAAAAAACAAAAGAAGAAACACAAAGAAAGATTACAGAAATTAGAATTACAAATTGACTTGTCTGAAAAAACTAAAGATTATAACATTGGAACGTCATTAAGGAACTACATTGATCCTCGTGTATTCAAGGCATGGACAGATGAAGTAGGTGCTGAATGGGAGAAATTGTACACATCTGCATTACAAAAGAAATTCCTCTGGGTTAAAAATGAAAATGTAAAGTGGATTGATTTAAAGTAA
- a CDS encoding CFI-box-CTERM domain-containing protein, with amino-acid sequence MKYLIVILFTCIFSSAFAQSEISRSTIYDGFYEATIFFEEYDDKQRAPEQQTVSFEVNDGMIKDDSPYMLGSIVDDGNVNLELQFSGGECYPSGTMTSSESFTVEGDCTFGDVKIVANLISSEIVPEFSCPPNGAYNHQTGKCEFEESGGGCLIATATYGSELAPQVQQLRELRDNSLLNTESGTSFINTFNDFYYSFSPVIADYERENPVFKEMVKVAITPMISSLSILNYVDMDSESEVLGYGISLILLNVGMYVGIPTSVIVGIKKEF; translated from the coding sequence ATGAAATACCTTATTGTGATTTTATTTACCTGTATTTTTTCGTCTGCTTTTGCTCAAAGTGAAATTTCTAGAAGTACTATCTATGACGGATTTTATGAAGCAACAATTTTCTTTGAAGAATATGATGATAAACAACGAGCTCCAGAACAACAAACTGTTTCATTTGAAGTAAATGACGGAATGATCAAAGATGATAGTCCTTACATGTTAGGCAGTATTGTTGATGATGGGAATGTGAATTTGGAATTACAGTTTTCTGGAGGTGAATGTTATCCGAGTGGAACAATGACTTCCTCTGAATCATTTACAGTTGAAGGTGATTGTACTTTTGGTGATGTAAAAATTGTCGCAAATTTAATTTCTTCAGAAATAGTACCTGAATTTTCTTGTCCTCCCAATGGGGCCTACAATCATCAAACAGGTAAATGTGAATTTGAAGAATCAGGAGGAGGTTGTCTTATTGCTACTGCAACATACGGTTCTGAATTAGCACCACAAGTACAACAACTAAGAGAACTCAGAGACAACTCATTACTAAACACAGAATCAGGAACTTCTTTTATAAACACATTCAATGATTTCTACTATTCATTTAGTCCTGTAATTGCAGATTATGAGCGTGAAAATCCAGTATTCAAAGAAATGGTAAAAGTTGCAATTACTCCAATGATTAGTTCATTGTCAATTCTAAATTATGTTGATATGGATTCAGAATCTGAAGTATTGGGATATGGAATTAGTTTGATTCTATTGAATGTAGGAATGTATGTAGGAATTCCAACTAGTGTGATTGTTGGCATTAAAAAGGAATTCTAA
- a CDS encoding rhodanese-like domain-containing protein, translating to MFLLDVRNIDEFSEYRIPGSVNILLHELFDLKTIEKIPKGKEVVTICHGVLPRQYLL from the coding sequence GTGTTTCTATTAGATGTAAGAAACATTGATGAGTTTTCAGAATATAGAATTCCTGGAAGCGTAAACATTCTGTTGCATGAACTTTTTGATTTGAAGACCATTGAAAAAATACCTAAAGGCAAAGAAGTTGTAACTATCTGTCATGGGGTATTGCCTCGTCAATATCTTTTATGA
- a CDS encoding rhodanese-like domain-containing protein: MGQTNLEISSEHLKEKLSQKKAMLLFDLRSKDIFKKFHVDGSVHAVCDTHAKEQIMPKIPKNINIVLISESENIAKK; this comes from the coding sequence GTGGGACAAACAAACCTGGAAATATCCTCTGAACATCTAAAAGAAAAATTATCTCAAAAAAAGGCTATGCTTTTATTTGATCTTAGATCAAAGGATATTTTTAAAAAATTTCATGTAGATGGCTCTGTTCATGCAGTATGTGACACCCATGCCAAAGAACAGATCATGCCAAAAATTCCAAAAAATATCAATATTGTACTTATTTCTGAATCTGAAAATATTGCAAAAAAATAG
- a CDS encoding zinc metalloprotease HtpX codes for MNKGLVASMGLTMVLVFGLLFALLAGLSFYFDLGIFVTVGLAIGLGLFQWAIGPSIVRWSTNMSPLNKDEFPWIEETTHEICIKNKVKIPKITIANTSMPNAFVFGRTSKSATLTLTRGLLNTLTKDEVRGVIAHEIGHIKHNDMVVMTIISVIPTIAYFIALSTMFGGRSRNQGGAVVLIGLGAFAVYFITNLLILYFSRLREFYADNFAGRQVKPSILANALAKITYGLSLQKQEAKNSTLRSFYAVDPISSSYEVTKFSSYYKDQHISEDEVKKAMDWERNSSFGKFGEIFRTHPLTYKRIDKLYQMEKDSSSNQI; via the coding sequence ATGAACAAAGGACTTGTAGCATCAATGGGTCTTACAATGGTCTTAGTTTTTGGTTTACTTTTTGCATTACTTGCTGGTTTGAGTTTTTATTTTGATCTGGGAATTTTTGTTACGGTAGGTTTAGCAATAGGTTTAGGTTTGTTCCAGTGGGCAATTGGACCATCAATAGTCCGATGGAGTACAAACATGAGTCCATTAAACAAAGATGAATTTCCTTGGATTGAAGAAACAACTCATGAAATTTGCATAAAAAATAAAGTAAAGATTCCAAAAATAACAATAGCTAATACCAGTATGCCCAATGCATTTGTATTTGGTAGGACAAGTAAATCTGCAACACTAACTCTAACTCGAGGATTGTTAAACACATTGACAAAAGATGAAGTTAGAGGAGTAATCGCACATGAGATTGGCCACATAAAACATAACGATATGGTTGTGATGACGATTATCTCAGTGATTCCAACTATTGCATATTTTATTGCGTTATCCACTATGTTTGGAGGAAGATCAAGAAATCAAGGAGGGGCTGTGGTGTTAATTGGACTTGGAGCATTTGCAGTGTATTTTATAACAAATCTTTTGATTCTGTACTTTTCACGTCTTAGAGAATTTTATGCAGATAATTTTGCAGGAAGACAAGTAAAACCATCAATACTTGCAAATGCGTTAGCAAAGATCACCTACGGATTAAGTTTACAAAAACAAGAAGCAAAAAATTCCACATTACGTTCATTTTATGCAGTTGACCCTATTTCATCAAGTTACGAAGTTACAAAATTTTCTTCATATTACAAGGATCAACATATTTCAGAAGATGAAGTGAAAAAAGCCATGGATTGGGAACGAAATAGTAGTTTTGGTAAGTTTGGTGAGATTTTTAGAACACATCCTTTAACCTACAAAAGAATTGATAAATTATATCAAATGGAAAAAGATTCTTCTTCAAATCAAATTTGA
- a CDS encoding SLC13 family permease — protein MFNIRLFGMALGPALFFLILLMPTPEDMTVPAKAVFAISAWMITWWITEAIPVYATALLPLGLIPALEILPVKDVASEYMHPIIVLLLGMFMIALAIEKSGLHKKIAFELISIFGYSPKRIIWGFMITTALLSTVVMSTTVVLILLPVAFVVLSSLSKSNSINNTKFKVTFMLSIAYSSSIGSVATLIGAPPNLLYAATVMEMFTHKVTFVEWSMIGVPLSISMLVLCGLYMSSKVGKNSIEVNTEIKNTLILEKSQMGNMTSEQKTVLVVLIGVLVLMFTSPLWQSENSYITNSVIAILGGISLFVLPKTRSESLMNWAGIERLPYGLLFLLGGGFALSLAFVDSGLANWIAQSFGFVSDYPFELVVIILVAMIMFLTNVKSNTATAAIFIPIVGTMASLYGWAPLPILVAITVATSFAFLLPMGTPPNALIYEKAQISIKAMVKHGIVLNMMAIGLISAFTILVSTKILI, from the coding sequence ATGTTTAATATACGATTATTTGGTATGGCGTTAGGTCCTGCATTATTTTTCCTGATTCTGTTAATGCCGACACCTGAAGACATGACAGTACCTGCAAAAGCTGTATTTGCAATTTCTGCATGGATGATTACTTGGTGGATTACAGAAGCTATACCGGTGTATGCTACTGCATTACTTCCATTAGGTCTGATACCTGCACTAGAAATTCTGCCTGTAAAGGACGTTGCATCAGAATACATGCATCCAATTATTGTTTTACTTTTGGGGATGTTTATGATAGCATTAGCTATTGAAAAATCGGGGCTACATAAAAAAATCGCATTTGAGTTGATATCTATTTTCGGGTATTCTCCAAAGAGAATTATTTGGGGCTTTATGATTACCACTGCTTTGTTATCTACAGTTGTAATGAGTACAACAGTAGTTTTAATTTTATTACCTGTTGCATTTGTAGTGTTATCTTCACTCTCAAAATCAAATTCTATAAACAATACAAAATTCAAAGTAACATTCATGCTTTCAATCGCATATTCATCATCAATTGGAAGTGTGGCAACTTTGATTGGAGCCCCACCAAATCTACTATATGCTGCAACTGTAATGGAAATGTTTACACACAAAGTAACGTTTGTTGAATGGTCAATGATCGGAGTGCCTTTATCAATATCTATGCTGGTTTTATGTGGTTTGTATATGTCAAGTAAAGTTGGAAAAAATTCCATCGAAGTCAACACAGAAATCAAAAACACATTGATTCTTGAAAAATCTCAAATGGGAAACATGACTAGTGAACAAAAAACAGTACTAGTAGTATTAATCGGGGTGTTAGTTTTGATGTTTACATCTCCTTTGTGGCAATCTGAAAACTCGTACATTACAAATTCAGTGATTGCTATTTTAGGTGGAATTTCATTATTTGTATTGCCTAAAACACGTTCTGAAAGTTTAATGAATTGGGCGGGGATTGAAAGACTTCCTTATGGGTTATTGTTTTTGTTGGGAGGTGGGTTTGCCCTATCTTTAGCATTTGTTGATTCAGGTCTTGCAAATTGGATTGCTCAGTCTTTTGGATTTGTTAGTGATTATCCATTTGAATTAGTGGTGATTATTCTAGTTGCAATGATTATGTTTCTAACAAATGTCAAATCAAATACTGCGACAGCAGCAATTTTTATTCCCATAGTGGGCACAATGGCATCCCTTTATGGCTGGGCACCATTACCTATTTTGGTTGCAATTACAGTTGCAACATCCTTTGCATTTCTATTGCCTATGGGAACTCCACCAAATGCACTAATTTATGAAAAAGCTCAAATTTCAATCAAAGCAATGGTAAAACATGGCATTGTTCTCAACATGATGGCAATAGGATTAATTTCAGCATTTACAATACTTGTTTCAACAAAAATCCTGATTTGA
- a CDS encoding universal stress protein: protein MISNILVPYDFTNFGDLAFEKAMEIAKKFDSKLTLLTVIGSDIDTSGMSWGRAQEIHDESENKAREDLNKIKKSHVVENVPISIEIVHNPSNSDGILSFAENNNTDLIVMGSHGRSGFKKMVLGSVASQVITKASCPVLIVKPAKL, encoded by the coding sequence ATGATAAGTAATATTTTGGTTCCTTACGATTTTACAAATTTTGGAGATTTAGCATTCGAAAAAGCAATGGAGATTGCCAAAAAATTTGATTCGAAACTTACCCTATTGACTGTAATTGGAAGTGATATTGATACATCTGGAATGTCTTGGGGCCGTGCTCAAGAGATACATGATGAATCTGAGAATAAAGCAAGAGAGGATTTGAATAAAATAAAAAAGTCCCATGTGGTGGAAAATGTCCCAATTTCAATTGAAATAGTTCACAATCCTTCTAATTCAGATGGCATTCTATCTTTTGCAGAGAATAACAACACAGATTTGATTGTAATGGGATCTCATGGCAGATCAGGTTTTAAAAAAATGGTGCTTGGGAGTGTAGCGTCTCAAGTAATAACAAAAGCTAGTTGCCCTGTATTGATAGTCAAACCTGCAAAATTATAA
- a CDS encoding universal stress protein, with protein MLQNRFKKILVGIDGSVNSIRGLNQAISLARQSQGVITGIHVLPEFPPSYEINLKTYRAQINKVGKKFMDTAKISAARHGIEFNEKIASSKNTVDTIVGFANKNKFDIVIIGSRGLGSPKINYVGSVAHGIVNNSKVPVLIVK; from the coding sequence GTGCTTCAAAATCGATTCAAGAAAATTCTGGTTGGAATTGATGGATCTGTAAATTCTATACGTGGATTAAATCAGGCCATATCTCTTGCAAGACAATCTCAAGGAGTGATCACTGGAATACACGTATTACCAGAGTTTCCACCATCTTATGAAATAAACCTCAAAACATACAGAGCACAAATAAATAAGGTTGGAAAAAAATTTATGGATACTGCCAAGATCAGTGCAGCTCGTCACGGGATAGAGTTTAATGAAAAAATTGCTTCATCAAAAAATACAGTAGATACTATCGTGGGGTTTGCCAATAAAAACAAATTTGATATTGTGATAATTGGATCAAGAGGACTAGGATCTCCTAAAATAAATTATGTTGGTAGTGTCGCACACGGAATAGTAAATAATTCAAAAGTACCTGTTTTGATAGTAAAATAA